One part of the Tunicatimonas pelagia genome encodes these proteins:
- a CDS encoding efflux RND transporter permease subunit produces the protein MRKVVEFFVRYPIWANAILVTIIIFGVLGYLSINKSFFPELPANRIAVRVTYPGASPEEMEEGITIKVEESLKGITGIEEVTSTSSENSATVNIETRDGYDIDEVLAEVKNAVDGIPSYPVGAEPPIVVKDRSSFSSSAAFLTLRGPADLKALKQKAEQIEDDMLNSGEISQVDIFGYPPLEISIEVNEATLQRYDLTFAQVANAVRFNNRDISGGSIKTSEEEIRIRANSREYAPEEIGRIILRANPDGSNLLLKDIANIKFQFADTPNKTFSNGQMAISINVRKLPEEDLQEISAFIGDYMEKFDAENENFELIASFDFNTLLQQRISLLTNNGLVGLSLVLVALGLFLSLRLSFWVAIGIPMSFLGMFIVGGLVGITVNMLSLFGMILVIGILVDDGIVIAENIYTHKEMGKGPVQAAVDGTMEVLPAVFTSVMTTIIAFIPLMLLDNQGFTTEMSIVVIACLAFSLVEAFFVLPSHLATGKAEDADHKPKKDRIRGGLDKGIKYLRDNIYGGVLRLLIQWRWVSFAVPLFIIMVVWGMIKGGLIMYTIFPSIPFDDFEVSLVLNPGTRESITEDYLRRFENAIWEVNEEIKEDRGDDQSLIEIVSLNVGSSGGRGAAERGSHAGHLRVDLANLERVEDISSFEIANRVRQKIGAVPEAQKFSVGGQNRFGTPFSLALLGNDFESLMAAKEEAKAEIMALASLKDIKDNTATGQREIQLELRPQAYFLGFSQQDITSQIRQAFFGEEAQRLIIGTDEVRVWVRYPEEDRLTISQMEAMRIKDGQGNEYPLRELADYNIERGVMNINHFNGKREVRLEADLVDPYEPVPPIIEKVQTEILPPILAKYPSVTYSFEGQSRRSARTFDSFIKVFPTAFIMMILVITLSFRSLYQAILVLLLIPLGLVCAAIGHGIHGQPISTLSMYGMIALSGVIINDAVVMLDKYNQNLRDGMRVEEAAFGAGIARFRAILLTSITTVVGLYPLILEKSFQAQFLVPMAISVAYGVMLGTLMILLFFPVIILVFNDVKLYINKGFRKVKHFMSPDEPYESPDHEDVEPAIREQRRLQQA, from the coding sequence ATGAGAAAGGTCGTAGAGTTTTTTGTCCGTTATCCCATTTGGGCGAATGCCATTTTGGTGACTATCATCATCTTTGGCGTACTGGGGTACCTGAGTATTAACAAGTCCTTTTTCCCCGAATTACCCGCCAACCGTATCGCCGTTCGGGTAACCTATCCGGGAGCTTCCCCGGAGGAAATGGAAGAAGGAATCACCATTAAAGTGGAAGAATCCCTGAAAGGAATTACGGGGATTGAAGAAGTAACCTCTACCTCATCCGAAAACTCGGCAACCGTTAATATTGAAACCCGCGATGGCTACGATATTGACGAAGTACTGGCTGAAGTAAAAAATGCTGTAGATGGAATCCCTTCCTATCCGGTAGGTGCGGAGCCACCCATTGTGGTTAAAGACCGGAGTAGCTTCAGTTCCAGTGCTGCTTTTCTCACCCTGCGAGGTCCCGCTGATCTAAAAGCCCTCAAGCAAAAGGCTGAGCAGATTGAAGATGATATGCTCAATTCCGGAGAAATTTCGCAGGTAGATATTTTTGGGTATCCGCCGTTAGAAATCTCTATTGAGGTGAACGAAGCCACTTTACAACGTTACGATCTTACCTTCGCTCAAGTGGCCAACGCGGTGCGCTTCAATAATCGGGATATTTCGGGCGGTTCAATTAAAACCTCAGAAGAAGAAATTCGCATTCGGGCCAACTCCCGGGAATATGCGCCCGAAGAAATTGGGCGGATTATTCTGCGAGCGAACCCTGACGGTAGCAACCTACTGCTAAAAGACATTGCTAACATTAAATTCCAGTTTGCCGATACGCCTAACAAAACGTTCTCTAACGGGCAAATGGCAATATCCATTAATGTGCGAAAGCTGCCGGAGGAAGATCTTCAGGAGATTTCAGCGTTTATAGGAGACTATATGGAAAAGTTTGATGCTGAAAACGAAAACTTCGAACTTATTGCCAGCTTCGATTTCAATACTTTGCTTCAGCAGCGGATCAGCCTACTTACTAATAATGGTCTGGTAGGACTGAGCTTGGTGCTGGTCGCCTTGGGTTTATTCCTGAGTTTACGACTTTCATTCTGGGTAGCCATTGGTATTCCGATGTCGTTTTTAGGCATGTTCATCGTCGGCGGACTGGTAGGCATAACGGTTAATATGCTGTCGCTCTTCGGTATGATATTGGTGATTGGAATTCTAGTAGATGATGGTATTGTGATTGCCGAAAATATCTACACACACAAGGAGATGGGCAAAGGCCCAGTTCAGGCGGCAGTAGATGGTACGATGGAAGTGCTTCCCGCGGTGTTTACTTCGGTAATGACGACGATCATTGCCTTTATTCCACTGATGTTGCTAGATAACCAAGGCTTTACAACCGAAATGTCTATTGTGGTGATTGCTTGTCTGGCCTTCTCGCTGGTGGAAGCGTTTTTTGTACTACCTTCTCACTTGGCAACTGGTAAAGCTGAAGATGCTGATCACAAACCCAAGAAAGACCGTATCCGGGGTGGGTTAGATAAGGGAATTAAGTATCTGCGAGATAATATTTACGGTGGGGTGCTTCGGTTGCTAATTCAGTGGCGATGGGTTTCATTTGCTGTTCCTCTCTTCATCATCATGGTCGTATGGGGTATGATTAAGGGTGGGTTAATTATGTATACCATTTTTCCTTCTATTCCCTTCGATGACTTTGAAGTATCGCTGGTGCTGAACCCCGGAACCCGGGAGAGTATTACCGAAGATTATCTGCGCCGCTTTGAAAACGCTATCTGGGAAGTAAACGAAGAGATTAAAGAAGATCGGGGCGATGATCAATCTTTGATTGAGATTGTAAGTCTGAATGTGGGCAGTAGTGGCGGACGAGGTGCAGCTGAGCGGGGTAGTCATGCCGGTCATTTACGAGTAGACTTAGCTAATTTAGAGCGGGTAGAAGACATCTCCAGCTTTGAGATTGCTAACCGCGTACGTCAGAAAATTGGTGCCGTACCCGAAGCTCAGAAGTTTAGCGTAGGCGGACAAAACCGCTTCGGAACGCCATTTTCATTGGCACTACTAGGTAACGATTTTGAAAGTTTGATGGCGGCCAAAGAAGAGGCTAAAGCGGAAATTATGGCATTGGCCTCACTAAAGGATATTAAAGACAATACTGCTACTGGACAGCGGGAAATCCAGCTAGAATTACGTCCACAGGCGTACTTCTTAGGGTTTTCTCAGCAAGATATTACCAGCCAAATTCGTCAGGCATTTTTTGGTGAAGAAGCTCAGCGGTTGATTATTGGTACCGACGAAGTGCGGGTATGGGTACGCTACCCGGAAGAAGACCGCCTGACTATATCCCAGATGGAAGCTATGCGGATTAAAGACGGTCAAGGTAATGAATATCCTCTGCGAGAGCTGGCCGACTACAACATTGAGCGAGGTGTAATGAATATTAACCACTTCAACGGCAAGCGAGAAGTTCGTCTCGAGGCAGATTTGGTTGATCCCTACGAGCCGGTTCCACCCATTATTGAGAAGGTGCAGACCGAAATTCTTCCGCCTATTTTGGCGAAATACCCTAGCGTCACCTATTCGTTCGAGGGGCAATCTCGGCGTTCGGCGCGCACATTCGACTCGTTTATTAAGGTATTTCCCACGGCCTTCATTATGATGATTCTAGTGATTACCCTTTCGTTTCGCTCACTTTACCAAGCTATTTTAGTGCTATTACTCATTCCCCTGGGTTTGGTTTGTGCGGCTATTGGCCACGGTATTCACGGGCAGCCTATTTCTACGCTTAGTATGTACGGTATGATTGCCCTGTCGGGAGTAATTATCAACGATGCGGTAGTAATGCTGGATAAGTATAATCAGAACCTTCGGGATGGTATGCGAGTGGAAGAAGCTGCTTTTGGAGCAGGTATTGCTCGTTTTAGGGCGATTTTACTCACATCAATTACCACCGTAGTCGGGTTGTATCCGTTGATTCTGGAGAAGAGTTTTCAGGCGCAATTCCTGGTTCCGATGGCTATCTCGGTAGCCTACGGAGTTATGCTCGGTACACTCATGATTCTACTTTTCTTCCCTGTGATTATTCTGGTTTTTAACGACGTTAAGCTGTACATCAACAAAGGCTTCCGAAAGGTGAAACACTTCATGAGTCCGGATGAGCCTTACGAATCTCCTGACCACGAAGATGTAGAACCCGCCATTCGCGAACAACGCCGCTTGCAACAAGCCTGA
- a CDS encoding TolC family protein: protein MKHLTFTFLSLFIVLSAQAQEDLSLFEAVQIGLENNFDIQIEELNIDVAQNNNNWGAAGRWPTITFDITQNNNFRDVDNPAGFQQGLTISNDITPGVNVNWTLFNGFSVQIQRSRLQELENLTRGNALVVIENAVQAIINQYYLAQLEQERLDVQKTVFSLSKDRYEYVRLKGELGSAVTFDILQEQNAFLTDSSNLVTQEINYLNTRRTLNLLMGRDVTLEYSLTDSLAVSPTDYALEDLYERMIASNSNLQNQYLNLEIAKLDTRLAKTELYPQLRLNAGAAYTLQRQDISNARFAFPDPDRPEVVRPRTLSYAAGFTLSYLLFDGGRVRQAIENTYTQERISQVQIEQQKITLRNNLMATYDLYNVRKKLLSISEENIRAAQLNLDLSEERFRNGTINSFDYRDIQVNYLNTALTNIQAKYDLIESETELLRLTGGILSEYENVN, encoded by the coding sequence ATGAAACACCTAACATTTACTTTTCTAAGTCTTTTTATTGTGCTTTCAGCGCAAGCTCAAGAAGACCTCTCACTTTTTGAGGCCGTTCAAATTGGGCTAGAAAACAACTTCGATATTCAGATTGAAGAACTGAATATAGATGTTGCCCAAAATAATAACAATTGGGGCGCGGCGGGGCGATGGCCAACCATCACTTTTGATATTACCCAAAACAATAATTTTCGAGACGTAGATAATCCTGCGGGCTTTCAACAAGGTTTAACGATCTCTAATGATATTACGCCCGGAGTAAATGTAAACTGGACTCTATTTAACGGATTTAGCGTGCAAATCCAGCGATCGCGACTACAGGAGCTGGAAAACCTAACGCGGGGTAATGCGCTAGTCGTGATCGAAAATGCTGTTCAGGCCATCATCAACCAGTACTATCTGGCTCAGTTAGAACAGGAGCGGTTAGACGTGCAGAAAACGGTATTTTCACTATCTAAAGACCGTTACGAATACGTGCGCCTCAAAGGCGAGCTCGGTAGCGCGGTTACCTTTGATATTTTGCAGGAGCAAAATGCCTTCCTGACAGATTCTTCCAATCTAGTGACCCAAGAAATAAACTATCTGAATACGCGTCGAACCCTTAATCTGTTGATGGGACGAGATGTAACGTTGGAATATAGCCTCACCGACAGTTTAGCTGTATCCCCTACTGACTATGCCTTAGAAGATTTGTATGAGCGCATGATTGCTAGCAACAGCAATCTGCAAAATCAGTATTTGAATCTGGAAATTGCTAAACTGGATACCCGACTAGCCAAAACTGAACTTTACCCTCAACTTCGGCTGAACGCTGGGGCAGCTTATACCTTGCAGAGACAAGATATTTCTAACGCCCGGTTTGCCTTTCCCGACCCCGATCGTCCGGAAGTCGTCCGCCCGAGAACACTTAGCTACGCCGCTGGCTTCACTTTAAGCTACTTATTATTTGATGGAGGGCGGGTGCGTCAAGCCATTGAAAATACTTACACCCAAGAACGCATCAGTCAGGTGCAGATTGAGCAGCAAAAAATAACGCTCCGCAATAATTTGATGGCCACTTACGATCTGTACAATGTTCGTAAAAAGCTTCTATCAATTTCGGAAGAAAATATCCGGGCAGCCCAGTTAAATTTAGATTTATCGGAAGAACGCTTCCGCAATGGCACCATTAACTCCTTTGACTACCGCGATATTCAGGTAAACTACCTCAACACCGCGCTCACCAATATTCAAGCGAAGTATGATCTGATTGAGTCAGAAACTGAGCTACTTCGCTTGACCGGAGGAATTTTGAGTGAATACGAGAATGTGAACTAA
- a CDS encoding PLDc N-terminal domain-containing protein → MVWLLVVILLQFLGAIIYLVVGRNQKIA, encoded by the coding sequence ATCGTTTGGTTGCTGGTAGTAATCCTTTTGCAATTTCTGGGAGCGATTATCTATCTTGTTGTCGGACGAAATCAGAAGATCGCTTAA
- a CDS encoding DoxX family protein, with the protein MLRTSTSSTNNVHLGLLILRLGMGVSFIAHGVPKLMDGPERWEQLGGTMANLGITFLPTIWGFMGSFAECVGGLCLVLGILWVPALLLLTFTMIVATAMHISNGDSYSGISHPLEAGIVFIGLLVTGPGKHRVSKKL; encoded by the coding sequence ATGCTCCGTACATCTACCTCATCTACCAACAATGTCCACTTAGGGCTGCTTATTCTGCGACTAGGAATGGGAGTATCATTCATTGCCCACGGTGTACCCAAGCTCATGGATGGCCCCGAACGCTGGGAGCAGTTAGGCGGCACAATGGCAAACTTAGGTATTACGTTTCTTCCCACCATTTGGGGCTTTATGGGTAGCTTTGCCGAGTGTGTGGGTGGTCTTTGTCTGGTACTGGGCATCCTCTGGGTTCCCGCCCTCCTATTGCTTACTTTCACTATGATCGTCGCTACGGCTATGCATATCAGTAACGGTGATAGCTACTCTGGCATATCGCATCCGCTAGAAGCAGGTATTGTATTTATTGGCCTGCTGGTCACCGGTCCGGGAAAGCACCGCGTTAGTAAAAAGTTATGA
- a CDS encoding DUF6444 domain-containing protein — MSKYEIIVRQAGLIAELQASLQATLSKIAALKAHLSQKSGNSNRPPSSDGLTKKPESITNTFLLAVGLKNL; from the coding sequence ATGAGCAAGTACGAGATCATAGTACGACAGGCTGGGCTGATTGCCGAACTACAAGCCAGTTTGCAGGCTACTCTGAGCAAGATTGCTGCTTTGAAAGCACACCTGTCACAGAAAAGTGGTAACAGCAATCGTCCGCCTTCTAGTGACGGGCTAACGAAGAAACCGGAATCAATAACGAATACTTTTCTTCTGGCTGTTGGCTTAAAAAATCTTTAA
- a CDS encoding RNA polymerase sigma factor, which translates to MKPEIQQIINQYQTKVYRTCLGFVGDEQEVKDVVQEVWINIWKGLKTFRGDAQLSTWIYRITVNTCLFHVRTQKRSPETTLQVLPEVAPETVDDQEETMAKQLVLLQRFLRELPEKDRLIMILYLEKSSYQQISEVLGVSVNYIGVKINRIKKSLAQKFNCHGQSTANLD; encoded by the coding sequence ATGAAACCAGAGATACAGCAAATCATCAATCAATACCAGACCAAGGTTTACCGAACTTGTTTGGGGTTTGTTGGGGACGAACAAGAGGTGAAAGATGTAGTCCAGGAAGTATGGATAAATATCTGGAAGGGATTAAAGACGTTTCGGGGCGATGCTCAATTGAGTACTTGGATATATCGGATTACGGTGAACACTTGCCTATTTCATGTCCGTACCCAAAAACGTTCACCCGAAACCACCTTACAAGTGCTACCAGAAGTGGCTCCTGAAACCGTGGACGACCAGGAGGAAACTATGGCTAAACAGCTAGTATTACTCCAAAGATTCCTTCGCGAACTTCCTGAAAAGGATCGGCTAATCATGATTCTTTATCTAGAAAAATCCTCATATCAACAGATTAGCGAAGTACTCGGAGTATCCGTCAATTATATCGGCGTAAAAATTAATCGAATAAAAAAATCACTCGCCCAAAAATTTAACTGTCATGGACAATCTACGGCAAATCTGGACTAA
- a CDS encoding ISAs1 family transposase yields the protein MELSTVFDEMPDPRRATLLKRHLLSDILLLSLFATLSGCDSDEEIEEYGKNKRAFLGEFLSLPNGIPSHDTITRVLNAIDTSKFSACLYRHSRYLCDFAEEHHISVDGKVLRATAQQGQRNSGICVVTAWACEQQVVLGQAKTERKSNEKTAIPALLEELDLTGALVSIDAIANGPAIAERIVEQQGHYLLSLKKNQKSTFEQVHDYMMAHHQGLACDKNVDFGSGRIETRTCYVSEATDLMEATLAWKNIQAIIMVHAVRETGNKRQEEYRFYLSDKAESAAYFNHRVREHWSIENHLHWHLDVSFSEDTCRTHTKNGAENRNILRKLSLQLLKQMNDKHSIKVRRKKAGWDDNYLRQIIRLYCSG from the coding sequence ATGGAACTCTCTACGGTATTTGATGAGATGCCAGATCCTCGTCGGGCTACGCTGCTGAAGCGGCACTTATTGTCTGACATTCTGTTGTTGAGTTTGTTTGCTACGCTGTCGGGTTGCGATTCGGATGAAGAGATTGAGGAATATGGCAAGAATAAGCGAGCCTTTCTGGGAGAGTTTCTCAGCTTGCCTAACGGCATTCCGTCCCACGATACCATCACCCGAGTGCTGAATGCTATTGATACGAGTAAGTTTTCGGCTTGTCTGTACCGGCACTCGCGCTATCTGTGTGACTTTGCAGAAGAACACCACATCAGTGTAGATGGGAAGGTGTTACGGGCCACCGCCCAGCAGGGTCAGCGCAATAGTGGTATTTGTGTAGTAACAGCTTGGGCCTGTGAGCAGCAGGTAGTCTTGGGACAGGCCAAGACCGAAAGGAAAAGCAATGAAAAAACTGCGATTCCTGCTCTTTTAGAAGAACTTGACTTGACAGGCGCGTTAGTAAGTATTGATGCTATTGCCAATGGGCCGGCCATTGCTGAGCGGATTGTAGAGCAGCAGGGCCACTATTTACTCTCTTTGAAAAAGAACCAAAAAAGCACCTTTGAGCAGGTTCATGACTACATGATGGCCCACCACCAAGGGTTGGCCTGTGACAAAAACGTTGACTTTGGTTCGGGACGTATAGAAACTCGCACCTGCTATGTAAGTGAAGCTACTGACTTAATGGAAGCAACGTTAGCCTGGAAGAACATTCAAGCCATCATCATGGTGCACGCGGTACGAGAAACGGGCAACAAACGACAAGAAGAGTATCGCTTTTATCTCAGTGATAAGGCTGAATCTGCTGCCTACTTCAACCATCGCGTCAGAGAACATTGGAGCATAGAAAACCATCTGCACTGGCACTTGGATGTGAGCTTTTCCGAAGATACTTGCCGAACCCATACCAAAAACGGGGCGGAAAACAGAAATATCCTCAGAAAGCTCTCTTTGCAACTGCTCAAACAGATGAATGATAAACACAGCATTAAGGTCAGAAGAAAAAAAGCTGGGTGGGATGATAACTACCTCAGACAGATTATACGCCTCTACTGCTCTGGTTAG
- a CDS encoding homoserine kinase has translation MDKTIRVFAPATVANVACGFDIMGFAIGNPGDEVVMQLCEKPGLARPGVVIKRIIGDEGKLPLNPDKNTVSIVVKQLLEQVQSDYGVEITLYKNMPLGSGLGSSAASAVAGLYAVNELLLRYEPEKAIRKREDLLPFAMEGERLACGSAHADNVAPALLGGFVLVRSYDPLDVIRIPTPEGLFATVIHPHVEVQTRDARSILRKRISLEDATIQWGNTAGLIAGLWQGDFELIGRSMQDVIIEPIRSLLIPGFDSVKASAMNAGALGCGISGSGPSIFALSKSQEVAEEVGRKMQNTFGALNIDSDLYISGINQQGPRIVNEQ, from the coding sequence TTGGATAAGACAATTCGGGTATTTGCTCCGGCCACGGTGGCCAACGTTGCCTGCGGCTTCGATATTATGGGATTTGCCATTGGCAATCCCGGTGATGAGGTGGTGATGCAACTGTGTGAGAAACCCGGTCTCGCCAGACCCGGAGTGGTAATTAAGAGAATTATTGGCGACGAAGGCAAACTGCCGCTTAATCCCGATAAGAACACCGTCAGTATTGTGGTGAAACAATTGCTGGAGCAAGTGCAGTCGGACTACGGAGTGGAGATTACGCTCTACAAAAATATGCCGCTCGGTAGTGGATTAGGCTCCAGTGCGGCCAGTGCCGTAGCCGGTCTGTATGCCGTGAATGAGCTACTGTTGCGCTACGAGCCGGAAAAAGCAATTCGTAAGCGAGAAGATTTGCTTCCGTTTGCGATGGAGGGGGAACGATTAGCCTGCGGTTCAGCCCACGCTGATAATGTGGCTCCGGCATTGTTAGGTGGATTTGTACTGGTTCGTAGTTATGACCCACTGGATGTTATCCGGATACCTACACCGGAGGGCTTGTTCGCTACCGTCATCCATCCGCACGTAGAGGTACAAACCCGCGATGCGCGTAGTATTTTGCGGAAGCGTATTTCCTTAGAAGACGCCACCATTCAGTGGGGTAACACTGCCGGGCTGATTGCCGGACTATGGCAGGGTGATTTTGAGTTGATCGGTCGCTCAATGCAGGATGTAATCATTGAACCCATTCGCTCGTTGCTTATCCCCGGTTTCGATAGCGTGAAAGCCAGTGCCATGAACGCCGGAGCGCTAGGCTGTGGTATCTCCGGCTCCGGTCCATCCATCTTTGCTCTGAGTAAAAGCCAAGAAGTAGCCGAAGAAGTTGGTCGGAAAATGCAAAACACCTTTGGTGCTCTCAATATCGATAGCGACCTTTACATTTCCGGTATCAACCAACAGGGGCCAAGGATAGTCAATGAGCAGTGA
- the thrC gene encoding threonine synthase, which yields MQLYSTNDTSRSQTVSFQEAVFQSLPADNGLYMPTELPQLDDAFFNEIEKFTFPEIAFQVATALLDDEIPALKLRDLIEDAIDFPAPVVALDEEVHVLELFHGPTLAFKDFGARFMARTMSWFLQQSPAEQERTILVATSGDTGSAVAQGFLNVPGINVVLLYPSGKVSEIQEKQLTTVGNNVAALEVSGTFDDCQRMVKEAFLDQELRKEVALSSANSINISRLIPQSFYYFNAYAQLKRDLAYNPDWRLVFSVPSGNFGNLCGGLIAQQMGLPIDHIVAATNTNDVVPKYLETGKFTPRPSVQTISNAMDVGNPSNFARLQAFYGYAGSDEELLDSIQEDISGNRFSDDATKQAIREVYENYYGYTMCPHTAVGYLGLKDYLEKQPGRMNGVVLATAHPAKFKDTVEEAVGESIFLPETLQAALNQPKQVTSISPDYEALKAYLMDR from the coding sequence ATGCAACTTTACAGTACTAACGATACATCCCGATCACAGACGGTTTCTTTTCAGGAGGCAGTCTTTCAGAGTTTACCAGCGGATAATGGGTTGTATATGCCTACCGAATTACCGCAGTTAGATGATGCCTTTTTCAACGAGATAGAGAAGTTTACCTTTCCTGAAATTGCGTTTCAGGTAGCTACAGCGCTACTCGATGATGAGATTCCGGCTTTGAAACTTCGTGATCTGATTGAAGATGCGATTGACTTTCCGGCTCCGGTAGTAGCCCTCGACGAGGAAGTTCACGTACTGGAATTGTTTCACGGGCCTACGTTGGCATTTAAAGATTTTGGGGCGCGGTTTATGGCTCGAACCATGTCTTGGTTTTTGCAACAATCGCCCGCCGAACAAGAACGAACGATTCTGGTCGCTACTTCCGGCGATACGGGCAGTGCTGTAGCCCAAGGTTTCCTAAATGTACCGGGTATTAACGTAGTGCTGCTGTACCCCAGCGGAAAGGTGAGTGAGATTCAGGAAAAGCAACTGACGACCGTTGGTAATAATGTGGCAGCATTAGAAGTTTCCGGCACATTCGATGATTGCCAGCGAATGGTGAAGGAGGCTTTTTTAGATCAAGAGTTACGAAAAGAGGTAGCTCTCTCTTCAGCTAATTCCATCAACATCAGCCGACTAATTCCTCAGTCATTTTATTACTTCAACGCCTACGCTCAGCTTAAGCGAGATTTAGCGTACAATCCTGATTGGCGGTTAGTATTTTCGGTACCCAGTGGTAACTTTGGCAATCTCTGTGGCGGACTTATCGCCCAACAAATGGGCTTACCAATTGATCATATTGTTGCGGCTACCAATACCAATGATGTAGTACCCAAATACTTAGAAACTGGTAAATTTACCCCGCGTCCGTCGGTGCAAACCATTTCTAATGCAATGGATGTGGGTAATCCAAGTAACTTCGCCCGCTTACAGGCTTTTTACGGCTACGCTGGTTCAGATGAAGAATTGCTCGATTCCATTCAGGAAGATATTTCAGGTAATCGCTTTTCTGATGATGCCACTAAACAAGCCATCCGGGAAGTGTACGAAAACTATTACGGCTACACTATGTGTCCCCACACTGCGGTTGGCTACTTAGGGCTGAAAGATTATCTGGAGAAACAGCCCGGGCGAATGAACGGAGTAGTACTAGCAACGGCTCACCCCGCCAAGTTTAAAGATACGGTGGAGGAAGCCGTTGGCGAATCTATTTTCCTGCCCGAAACCCTACAAGCCGCCCTCAATCAGCCCAAGCAGGTTACGTCAATCTCTCCCGATTATGAAGCTCTGAAAGCGTATCTGATGGATCGCTAA
- a CDS encoding carbonic anhydrase: MKLEAIFKYNQQWVQEKLNVDSTYFEDLSKGQQPEILYIGCSDSRVTAEEMMGASLGQVFVYRNIANMVSGLDLSAMSVINYAVNHLKVKHIVVCGHYYCGGVKAAMQAQDLGILNPWLRSIRDVYRLHKDELNAIEDEDARYNQLIRLNVREQCVNVLKTAEVQVAYRKNTLQVHGWVFDISTGQLIDLELDFDKILAGIMEIYTLN; encoded by the coding sequence ATGAAATTAGAAGCTATTTTTAAGTACAATCAGCAGTGGGTACAAGAAAAACTAAATGTTGACAGTACCTACTTTGAAGACTTATCCAAAGGACAACAACCTGAGATTCTGTACATTGGTTGCTCCGATAGTCGGGTAACCGCCGAGGAAATGATGGGTGCCAGTTTAGGTCAAGTATTCGTTTACCGGAACATTGCCAATATGGTTTCCGGTCTGGATCTGAGCGCAATGTCAGTCATCAACTACGCCGTTAATCATCTGAAAGTGAAGCATATTGTGGTTTGTGGTCACTACTACTGTGGTGGAGTGAAAGCCGCCATGCAAGCCCAGGATCTAGGAATTTTAAATCCCTGGCTCAGAAGCATTCGGGACGTATATCGACTTCACAAAGACGAACTCAACGCGATAGAAGACGAAGACGCCCGTTACAACCAACTGATAAGGCTGAACGTGCGAGAACAATGCGTAAATGTGCTAAAAACCGCCGAAGTACAAGTAGCCTACCGAAAAAACACACTTCAAGTACACGGCTGGGTGTTTGACATTAGCACCGGGCAACTCATTGACCTTGAACTGGACTTCGATAAAATCCTAGCCGGTATTATGGAAATCTATACGTTGAACTAA